One genomic region from Electrophorus electricus isolate fEleEle1 chromosome 23, fEleEle1.pri, whole genome shotgun sequence encodes:
- the cttnbp2nlb gene encoding CTTNBP2 N-terminal like b produces MNVESLNKAELLMLLSILEGEVEAQDVVIHTLRAQQRDTFVQERYGHYDLTDPFLALQRDSEVVPEGGRSRPQGHGRRGRGQAGPSPLAVLKLLMTHCRRMQEKMMAQLAAAESRHRRVIADLEEEKRRHAQDTAEGDDVTYMLEKQRERLLQQLEFERARVEQLEGERHTMSGQVQEDLAQQQQLSSSLAKECQRATARAQEESQRAAQLHGQLQKERSVALGLQEALDAERARALQTEARAERQLAEFDAEREHMRLRLRREEGRVRELQEAAESLREELNEAKEREKGWRAREAEGKARSWACQTEPDGRAGGAEAPQRPRFNGHLLRKESDSSLGGEKGIESGAERLENGVGVTGTPGGSGGAPGSPVQPQQSLSPGGTACSSLTSSPCSSPVLAKRITSLGSCSPTYPSSYQASVNQRFHAARHKFQQQTEQQQQQQQQQQQGGGVPHSPRDLSPATTPPPPLENLTAKQIARNTVTQVLSRFTSQQGAGKLPPPNSSPFGTDYRALAASSSPTGKAPGPLSPGIRSPIIPRLEKSHPPPVPPKKPGLNQSPGSPVLSPHVTHFPELSGSCGLTSTQEGTKELDLVMSSSS; encoded by the exons GCACAGCAACGAGACACCTTCGTGCAGGAACGATATGGCCACTACGACCTCACCGACCCCTTCCTGGCCctgcagagagacagcgagGTCGTGCCAGAGGGTGGGCGGAGCCGGCCCCAGGGCCACGGCcgcagggggaggggccaggcCGGGCCAAGCCCACTGGCCGTGCTAAAGCTGCTGATGACCCActgcagaaggatgcaggagaaGATGATGGCCCAGTTGGCAGCAGCTGAGAGTAGGCACAGACGG gtcATTGCTGATCTAGAGGAAGAGAAACGACGCCATGCCCAAGATACAGCAGAGGGTGATGATGTCACATACAtgctggagaagcagagagaaagactaCTGCAGCAG CTGGAGTTTGAGCGGGCGCGCGTGGAGCAGTTGGAGGGCGAGCGGCACACGATGTCGGGCCAGGTGCAGGAGGACCTggctcagcagcagcagctctcCTCGTCCCTGGCGAAGGAGTGCCAGCGAGCCACCGCCCGTGCCCAGGAGGAGAGTCAACGGGCAGCGCAGCTGCACGGGCAGCTGCAGAAGGAGCGCAGCGTGGCGCTGGGCCTGCAGGAGGCGCTGGACGCCGAGCGGGCCCGTGCCCTGCAGACAGAGGCACGGGCCGAGCGGCAGCTGGCGGAGTTTGACGCGGAGCGCGAGCACATGCGACTGCGGCTGCGGAGGGAGGAGGGCCGCGTGCGCGAGCTGCAGGAGGCCGCGGAGAGCCTGCGCGAGGAGCTGAACGAGGCCAAGGAGCGAGAGAAGGGTTGGAGGGCGAGGGAGGCGGAGGGGAAGGCAAGGAGTTGGGCCTGCCAGACGGAGCCGGACGGGAGAGCGGGCGGAGCGGAGGCGCCCCAGCGGCCCAGGTTCAACGGCCACCTGCTCCGTAAGGAGAGCGACTCCTCGTTGGGGGGGGAGAAGGGCATAGAAAGTGGAGCAGAGCGACTGGAGAACGGGGTGGGAGTCACGGGCACGCCCGGAGGGAGCGGAGGTGCGCCGGGCTCGCCGGTGCAGCCGCAACAGTCGCTGTCGCCGGGCGGCACGGCCTGCTCGTCGCTCACCTCCTCGCCTTGCTCCTCGCCCGTGCTGGCCAAGCGTATAACCTCGCTCGGCTCCTGCAGCCCCACCTACCCCTCGTCCTACCAGGCCAGCGTCAACCAGCGCTTCCACGCCGCACGCCACAAGTTCCAGCAGCAGactgagcagcagcagcagcagcagcagcagcagcagcagggtggaggtgtgccCCACTCGCCCCGCGACTTGTCGCCCGCCACCACCCCTCCGCCTCCGCTCGAGAACTTGACCGCCAAGCAGATCGCCCGCAACACGGTCACACAAGTGCTGTCACGCTTCaccagccagcagggggcgggcAAGCTGCCCCCTCCAAACAGCTCGCCCTTCGGCACGGACTACCGCGCGCTGGCAGCTTCATCCTCTCCCACAGGCAAAGCGCCGGGCCCGCTCTCACCCGGAATCCGCTCACCCATCATCCCTAGGCTGGAGAAGAGCCACCCACCCCCTGTGCCACCCAAGAAGCCGGGTCTGAACCAGAGTCCCGGGTCGCCTGTCCTTTCTCCACACGTCACTCACTTCCCCGAGCTGTCTGGTAGCTGTGGCCTCACTAGCACACAGGAGGGCACTAAAGAGCTCGATCTTGTCATGTCCTCCTCCAGCTAA